AAGGGGAATATAAAGCAAGAGAGCAGCAACGGCAGACTCGTTTGAAAGAACTTGGTCGTTCAAATACTCGCTTGGTATCTTTAATAGAATCAGTAGCTAAACAAGCAGGAGTAGAAATTGGTCAGTTGCGACCAGAGGATAGCGAACCAAATGCTGATGGCATAATAGAATCTCGTGTTGATTTACGAGCTAGTAACTTATCTGCAGATAGATTGCAGGATTTTCTTTCTCGTTTAGAAACCTCACCAGGGATAGTTATTATCCGTCGTTTGAAAGTATCAAGACCTTTTAGACGTGATGTGGCTGACATTGAATTAACTATTACTACTTACCAATTAAAAGCTGGATGAATTCTGCAATGTTAAAAAAATGGCGTCGAATACTTATAATTGGCGGGTATGTAATATTTGCAGGATTTTCTTTACTTTTGGCGTTATCCTATACTTTCCCTGCAGATGTAGTTAGCCAACGCCTCGAAAATGAAGTACAGAAAATAACCAATGGTCAATACGCTATTCAATTTAATAATGTTTCAACATATCGTTTCAGTGGAATACATGCGAAAACAGCTATTATTCGTTCTACCCAGCCAGGTAATCAACCATTAAAAATGCAGTTAAATGATTTTCATATACGCGTACAGCTATTACCTTTAATATTATTTCGTTTAGCTATTGCATCTGGTTTCGACATTGAACAGGGTGAACTTGATTTTCAGGTTGAAATGCAAAATTCTGGTGCAATGGATATAAATATGGATGTTGATGATCTAAGTATTTCATCACCCCCAATATTACTACAACAATTTGGTTTGCCAGTAATTGGTTATCTCAATCTAAGAACTGACATAAAATGGAGACCGTTTGATGTAAAGCAGACAAAAGGCGTACTTAACTTGAAACTAGATAAAGTGGCAATTGGGCCAGGTAAAGTATCTGGATTGACAGTACCAACGACAACTATTGGTACTATAAAATTAAATCTAACTGCTAATGATGGCATTATA
This genomic stretch from Deltaproteobacteria bacterium harbors:
- the pilO gene encoding type 4a pilus biogenesis protein PilO produces the protein MNELIAQIKNQIAAAQAAFARLTQREQIIMLGLAGGIILLILVVVGVAVSSAIDGAEHRVKVKTKQLNQLIALQGEYKAREQQRQTRLKELGRSNTRLVSLIESVAKQAGVEIGQLRPEDSEPNADGIIESRVDLRASNLSADRLQDFLSRLETSPGIVIIRRLKVSRPFRRDVADIELTITTYQLKAG
- the gspN gene encoding type II secretion system protein GspN, whose protein sequence is MLKKWRRILIIGGYVIFAGFSLLLALSYTFPADVVSQRLENEVQKITNGQYAIQFNNVSTYRFSGIHAKTAIIRSTQPGNQPLKMQLNDFHIRVQLLPLILFRLAIASGFDIEQGELDFQVEMQNSGAMDINMDVDDLSISSPPILLQQFGLPVIGYLNLRTDIKWRPFDVKQTKGVLNLKLDKVAIGPGKVSGLTVPTTTIGTIKLNLTANDGIIKVASFQQEGGQVQINLDGNIKLKTKFNLSNLDLCIKIKPDQSYLNKNPNIATAWELSAAKFRKDPKGFLHIPYGGTINRPIKGTGLCKVTKDL